One window from the genome of Sulfodiicoccus acidiphilus encodes:
- a CDS encoding helix-turn-helix domain-containing protein, which yields MKSVGVKVVRLGDEWVWARSPSCSACRFLSSAEVLTLNAWPLSQNEIVYRLLVPSVGNVRDVLRELDRLGLRPRVTKSVPAKPRRKDLTPRQLQALLLAFRKGYFDVDREATLTELARTLGVAPASAQELLRRALKKVVEDFLEGIQKD from the coding sequence ATGAAGTCCGTGGGAGTGAAGGTGGTGAGGTTAGGGGATGAGTGGGTTTGGGCGAGGTCACCCAGCTGTTCAGCCTGCAGGTTCCTCTCGAGCGCCGAAGTCCTCACTCTGAACGCGTGGCCCCTGAGTCAGAACGAGATAGTCTACAGGCTTCTCGTCCCGTCAGTGGGAAACGTGAGAGACGTGCTGAGGGAGCTGGACAGGCTCGGCCTCAGGCCGCGAGTCACGAAGTCCGTTCCTGCGAAGCCGAGGAGGAAGGATCTAACTCCTAGACAACTTCAGGCACTCCTCTTAGCTTTCAGGAAAGGCTACTTCGACGTCGATAGGGAAGCGACCCTCACTGAGCTAGCGCGGACTCTGGGAGTGGCTCCAGCGTCAGCCCAGGAACTCCTGAGGAGGGCCCTGAAAAAGGTCGTAGAGGACTTCCTGGAGGGAATACAGAAGGACTAA